In one window of Bdellovibrio bacteriovorus W DNA:
- a CDS encoding hypothetical protein (COG0782 Transcription elongation factor) — MDKVKLLEALQSQLVNDLTLAKNAAQATYEAITHEENKAENEYDTRGLEATYLAHAQTKRVAEIEEILVICKHVKVKNFQADDKINSTALVEVESEDGKRSLFFILAKGGGITFQFEGKTIQIITPSSPLGEALQGLSEGDAAVIDSGNATKEFEILKVW, encoded by the coding sequence ATGGACAAAGTAAAACTACTTGAAGCTCTACAATCACAGCTTGTTAATGATCTGACCCTTGCCAAAAATGCGGCTCAGGCAACCTACGAAGCCATTACACATGAAGAAAACAAGGCAGAGAATGAATACGACACTCGCGGCCTTGAGGCGACTTATCTTGCGCATGCGCAAACAAAACGAGTTGCAGAAATCGAAGAGATTCTTGTTATCTGTAAGCATGTGAAAGTTAAAAACTTTCAAGCTGATGACAAAATCAACTCCACCGCCCTAGTTGAAGTCGAAAGTGAGGATGGTAAACGCAGCCTTTTCTTTATTCTTGCTAAAGGTGGCGGCATTACTTTTCAATTCGAAGGAAAAACCATTCAAATCATCACGCCTAGCAGCCCTTTGGGGGAAGCCCTTCAAGGTTTGAGCGAAGGGGATGCTGCCGTGATTGACAGTGGCAATGCAACCAAGGAATTTGAAATCCTAAAGGTTTGGTAA
- a CDS encoding hypothetical protein (COG1376 Uncharacterized protein conserved in bacteria) has product MERIQKIGALLSVLFIFNTSPSFAQEDHPDGSLKTTGTPSPLLLGADSEAQLDPDEFDPYDPRAEERLEEFDKIYEQETGKAANIKSTQEFIDELISFASCRRADCPMWVQIVRSSQKMYLYLNGKVEGSWDVSTGISGHGTPSMDTHPNGRIYDKYTSRAYPGGDYKGLGNMPYAVFIRGPFAMHGTPKGNWSKLGRPASKGCIRMHPDNAYRINRLVRSYGISKVWVTVQ; this is encoded by the coding sequence ATGGAAAGAATCCAGAAAATCGGAGCTCTACTCAGTGTGCTCTTTATCTTTAACACCAGCCCTAGCTTTGCTCAGGAAGATCATCCGGATGGCTCTTTAAAGACAACCGGCACCCCTTCCCCTCTTCTCTTAGGAGCTGACTCAGAAGCTCAACTAGATCCCGACGAATTCGATCCCTACGACCCTCGCGCCGAAGAAAGACTTGAAGAGTTTGATAAAATTTATGAACAAGAAACTGGAAAAGCGGCCAACATAAAGTCGACCCAAGAATTTATCGACGAGTTGATTAGCTTTGCTTCTTGTCGACGTGCGGATTGCCCGATGTGGGTGCAGATCGTGCGTTCTTCACAAAAAATGTACCTCTATCTGAATGGTAAAGTAGAGGGCTCTTGGGATGTATCCACTGGTATTTCAGGGCACGGGACTCCAAGCATGGACACGCACCCGAATGGCCGTATTTACGATAAGTATACATCAAGGGCTTACCCAGGGGGAGACTACAAGGGCCTTGGCAACATGCCCTATGCTGTCTTTATTCGCGGGCCCTTTGCGATGCACGGAACTCCGAAAGGAAACTGGTCTAAACTTGGCCGACCAGCCTCTAAAGGGTGTATTCGTATGCATCCAGACAATGCCTATAGAATCAATCGCCTTGTGAGAAGTTATGGAATTAGTAAAGTGTGGGTCACTGTTCAATAG
- a CDS encoding glutamate synthase (COG0069 Glutamate synthase domain 2) translates to MKKEFYIAFLLVLALNVLFYFFWLPGLWSLVIFIPFFALGFRDIHQNRHAIKANFPVFGHLRYIFESIRPEINQYFIESNTDGRPFSREQRSVVYQRAKKVLDTVAFGTQQNVYAQGYEFVTHSIYPKHIDRSSLRITVGSEFCKQPYSLSLLNISAMSFGSLSPNAILSLNGGAKDGGFAHNTGEGGISPYHLEPGGDLIWQIGTGYFGCRTYDGAFDPDLYQKNANLPNVKMIELKLSQGAKPGHGGMLSGKKVTEEISKIRNVPIGKDVISPPAHTAFSDARGMLEFITKLRDLSGGKPVGIKLCLGDRAEFEELATLMKEMNQYPDYIVVDGAEGGTGAAPLEFSNYMGMPGVDALVIVVDVLRKAGMRDKIKVLATGKITTAFDIVKLLCLGADATYAARSMMLALGCIQALRCNNNKCPAGVATQDKSLYDGLHVPTKRTRVKNFHHETLEAVAHVVGAMGVTSTAGLKRKHLYKRINEYQIRTYAELYPDNEQSV, encoded by the coding sequence ATGAAAAAAGAATTTTACATAGCTTTTCTGTTAGTTCTTGCTCTTAACGTTCTGTTCTACTTCTTCTGGCTTCCAGGATTGTGGTCACTCGTTATTTTTATTCCGTTTTTTGCTTTAGGATTTCGCGACATCCATCAGAATCGCCATGCTATCAAAGCAAACTTCCCTGTCTTCGGTCATCTTAGGTATATCTTTGAATCTATTCGTCCTGAAATTAATCAGTACTTTATTGAGTCAAACACGGATGGACGTCCTTTCAGTCGAGAGCAGCGTTCGGTAGTTTATCAACGTGCTAAAAAAGTTCTCGATACAGTAGCGTTTGGAACGCAACAAAACGTCTATGCGCAAGGATACGAGTTTGTAACTCACTCTATTTATCCGAAGCACATCGATCGTTCCAGTCTTCGCATTACTGTTGGTAGTGAATTCTGTAAACAGCCTTACTCTTTATCCCTTTTAAACATTTCAGCGATGAGTTTTGGTTCTCTTTCTCCGAATGCGATTTTATCCCTGAATGGTGGTGCGAAAGACGGTGGCTTTGCCCATAATACCGGTGAGGGTGGCATTTCTCCGTACCACTTAGAGCCAGGCGGGGATCTTATTTGGCAAATCGGTACTGGTTACTTTGGTTGCCGCACGTACGACGGCGCTTTTGATCCAGATCTTTATCAAAAGAACGCAAATCTTCCGAACGTGAAGATGATTGAGTTGAAACTTTCTCAAGGTGCAAAGCCTGGTCACGGTGGGATGCTTTCTGGAAAGAAAGTAACTGAAGAGATTTCAAAAATTCGTAACGTCCCAATTGGTAAAGACGTGATTTCTCCTCCAGCGCACACGGCTTTCTCGGATGCGCGCGGTATGTTGGAGTTCATCACGAAACTTCGTGACCTATCTGGTGGTAAGCCAGTGGGTATTAAACTCTGCTTAGGGGATCGCGCTGAGTTCGAAGAGTTGGCAACTCTTATGAAAGAGATGAATCAGTACCCTGATTACATCGTAGTGGATGGTGCTGAAGGTGGAACTGGTGCAGCTCCTCTTGAGTTCTCTAACTACATGGGCATGCCGGGTGTTGATGCTTTAGTTATTGTTGTGGATGTTCTTCGCAAAGCAGGAATGCGCGATAAAATCAAAGTCCTTGCGACGGGTAAAATCACAACTGCTTTTGATATCGTTAAGTTGTTATGTTTAGGTGCCGACGCTACATATGCGGCTCGCTCGATGATGTTAGCTCTAGGTTGTATTCAAGCTCTTCGCTGCAACAACAATAAATGTCCTGCCGGTGTAGCAACGCAAGACAAGTCACTTTATGATGGCTTGCACGTTCCAACGAAGCGTACTCGTGTGAAGAACTTCCACCACGAGACTCTGGAAGCGGTGGCTCACGTCGTAGGTGCAATGGGTGTTACAAGTACGGCAGGTCTTAAGCGCAAACATCTGTATAAACGTATCAATGAGTATCAAATCAGAACTTACGCAGAGCTTTATCCAGATAACGAGCAGAGTGTTTAG
- a CDS encoding hypothetical protein (COG0640 Predicted transcriptional regulators), whose protein sequence is MTDLAAPFEMSLPAITKHLRVLEKAGLIFRTKEAQWRPCHLNAQTMRSASDWLGNYRQFWDESMDRLDTYLKELSSPERRKSKNKKEGR, encoded by the coding sequence GTGACCGACCTTGCCGCTCCCTTTGAGATGAGTCTCCCAGCGATCACGAAACATTTACGCGTGCTTGAAAAGGCCGGCCTGATCTTTCGAACAAAAGAAGCCCAGTGGCGACCTTGCCATTTGAATGCACAAACGATGCGCTCAGCGTCTGATTGGTTGGGTAATTATCGTCAATTTTGGGATGAAAGTATGGATCGGCTCGATACATACCTGAAAGAACTTAGCTCCCCTGAGCGTCGCAAAAGTAAAAACAAGAAAGAGGGACGCTAA
- a CDS encoding pyridoxal kinase (COG2240 Pyridoxal/pyridoxine/pyridoxamine kinase), whose amino-acid sequence MILSIQSGVVFGAVGNTAAQSVYSSLDVHTGFIYTGLFSSPLDVPKASGKLISTSDLEAVFAGVLANPDLPMVTHVVSGFLGSSATAQLVSEFIQEIRKRQPLEYLCDPVMGDFGVGYYVDKSIRDTYEKYLLPQANYVLPNAFEAVELGYLDKNFAVQSSSISNALLVVKGIPHSEELLKVALIENGKGVEFLEARRFQGRFRGAGDFFSALFLASLISGKSPQEAASYATTQMESIIAYAFHSKSEDLRLPK is encoded by the coding sequence ATGATTCTATCCATTCAATCCGGAGTTGTTTTTGGAGCCGTTGGAAATACCGCTGCTCAAAGTGTCTATTCTTCTTTAGATGTCCATACGGGTTTCATTTATACGGGTTTATTCTCAAGTCCACTGGATGTGCCTAAAGCCAGTGGCAAACTTATCTCCACTTCTGATCTTGAAGCTGTGTTTGCGGGGGTGCTTGCTAACCCTGATTTGCCAATGGTGACTCATGTTGTTTCTGGTTTCTTAGGTTCGTCAGCCACGGCTCAGTTGGTGTCAGAGTTTATTCAAGAGATTCGCAAAAGGCAGCCTCTAGAATATCTTTGTGATCCTGTGATGGGAGATTTTGGTGTGGGCTATTACGTGGATAAATCAATTCGCGACACTTACGAAAAATATCTTCTTCCTCAGGCGAACTATGTTTTGCCCAATGCCTTTGAAGCTGTAGAGCTGGGTTACCTTGATAAAAACTTTGCTGTGCAGTCGAGTTCAATCTCTAATGCTTTGCTTGTCGTAAAGGGGATTCCACACTCTGAAGAGTTGCTTAAAGTAGCACTCATTGAAAATGGCAAAGGTGTTGAGTTCTTAGAGGCTCGTCGCTTTCAAGGACGCTTTCGTGGGGCTGGTGATTTTTTCAGTGCCTTGTTTTTGGCAAGCTTGATCTCTGGGAAGTCTCCTCAAGAAGCGGCATCTTACGCCACGACTCAAATGGAGTCGATCATTGCTTATGCCTTTCACTCAAAGAGTGAAGACTTGAGGCTACCTAAATAA
- a CDS encoding hypothetical protein (COG3803 Uncharacterized protein conserved in bacteria): MTTISDVLNFWFQELTPAEWFKKDLSLDKKIADRFVAVLERIVAGECADWRGNARGVLAQIIVLDQFSRNIYRDTPQSFAQDSLALAIAQDAVRLGLDKELSIQERAFLYMPYMHSESVRVHEEAMVLFALPGLENNLDFEIKHKVIIDRFGRYPHRNAVLGRKSTPEEIEFLKQPNSSF, translated from the coding sequence ATGACAACAATAAGTGATGTTTTGAATTTTTGGTTCCAAGAGTTAACGCCTGCCGAATGGTTTAAAAAAGATTTATCTCTTGATAAAAAAATTGCAGATAGGTTCGTCGCTGTTCTAGAAAGAATCGTTGCTGGAGAGTGTGCGGATTGGCGAGGGAACGCGCGTGGTGTGTTGGCGCAAATCATCGTTCTTGATCAATTCTCTAGAAATATCTATCGCGACACTCCTCAATCTTTTGCGCAAGATTCCTTGGCTTTGGCAATAGCCCAAGATGCAGTTCGACTTGGTTTGGATAAAGAGCTTTCAATTCAGGAGAGAGCTTTTCTATACATGCCCTATATGCACAGCGAATCAGTGCGTGTTCATGAAGAAGCCATGGTTTTATTTGCCCTTCCTGGCCTTGAAAACAACTTGGATTTTGAAATTAAACACAAGGTGATAATTGATCGCTTTGGCAGATATCCGCATCGCAATGCCGTGCTCGGGCGGAAGTCGACACCAGAAGAAATTGAGTTTCTGAAACAGCCGAACTCGTCTTTTTAA
- a CDS encoding hypothetical protein (COG3189 Uncharacterized conserved protein): MSKNINESRIQTKRAYSPASRSDGYRILVDRLWPRGISKDELSIQDWAKELSPSTELRKEFHESEDWRSFQKLYKEELHNPEAKEKIEELLQLARSKKITLIYSAKNEEHNNAKVLAEVLERKLHAKKSVH, from the coding sequence ATGAGTAAAAATATTAATGAATCCCGAATTCAAACCAAAAGAGCTTACTCTCCAGCATCTAGAAGCGATGGATATCGAATTTTAGTCGACCGACTCTGGCCTCGGGGCATCTCAAAAGACGAACTCTCCATTCAGGATTGGGCCAAAGAATTAAGCCCCAGCACAGAGCTACGTAAGGAGTTTCATGAGAGCGAAGATTGGAGGAGCTTTCAAAAACTTTATAAGGAAGAACTTCATAACCCAGAAGCAAAAGAGAAGATTGAAGAGCTGCTTCAACTCGCGCGCTCAAAAAAGATTACTTTGATTTATTCCGCAAAGAATGAAGAGCATAATAACGCCAAGGTTTTGGCTGAAGTTTTGGAAAGAAAGCTCCACGCAAAAAAGAGCGTGCACTAA
- a CDS encoding thioredoxin (COG0526 Thiol-disulfide isomerase and thioredoxins) yields the protein MKKAVFYHAGCSVCVDAEKEVLNMVDKNKFDLEVVHFGSAKNRISEAEKLGVKSVPALVVNGSVLHINYGASLEDVKKI from the coding sequence ATGAAAAAAGCAGTTTTCTATCATGCAGGTTGTTCTGTTTGCGTTGATGCAGAGAAAGAAGTTTTGAACATGGTCGATAAAAACAAATTTGATCTCGAAGTTGTTCATTTTGGAAGCGCAAAGAACCGAATCTCTGAAGCGGAAAAATTAGGTGTTAAATCAGTGCCAGCACTTGTTGTGAATGGTTCTGTGCTGCACATTAACTATGGCGCAAGCCTTGAAGACGTGAAAAAGATTTAG
- a CDS encoding thiol-disulfide isomerase-like thioredoxin (COG0526 Thiol-disulfide isomerase and thioredoxins), with amino-acid sequence MKTIKFSISKWLNIQEDEFNFSRPTVKLIHFFQMKCRGCVIYGIPEAKEMAEIFQGKDFEVVGIHSVFEHHEEMTEPDLRKFLNDQNITFPIGIDMHIADHWMPETMKSLNLQGTPTTILLDKKGQIRLQSFGVVGSERLQKSIEVLLAESP; translated from the coding sequence ATGAAGACGATTAAATTTTCCATTTCAAAATGGCTAAATATTCAAGAAGACGAATTCAACTTTTCGCGCCCGACGGTAAAGCTTATTCATTTCTTTCAGATGAAATGCCGAGGCTGCGTGATTTATGGAATTCCCGAAGCCAAAGAAATGGCTGAAATTTTTCAAGGAAAGGACTTTGAAGTCGTCGGTATCCATTCGGTCTTTGAGCATCACGAAGAGATGACGGAGCCCGATTTGCGCAAGTTTCTTAACGATCAAAATATCACATTTCCCATTGGCATCGATATGCATATTGCTGATCACTGGATGCCTGAGACGATGAAGAGTCTGAATCTGCAAGGCACGCCAACAACAATTCTTTTAGATAAAAAAGGACAGATCCGCTTGCAGTCTTTTGGAGTTGTTGGCAGTGAGCGCTTACAAAAATCGATTGAAGTACTATTGGCTGAGTCCCCTTAG
- a CDS encoding hypothetical protein (COG1733 Predicted transcriptional regulators), giving the protein MEKPSVKFMIEDIVGCKWSLSVLDMLEQGINRPGQMTRDQEGLSTKVLNERLKKLLRYQIVEKIEYPEVPPRVEYQFTNFGKKILKIIYEIRALEEEMGLQSE; this is encoded by the coding sequence ATGGAAAAGCCCTCTGTCAAATTTATGATTGAAGACATTGTTGGATGCAAGTGGTCACTCAGCGTCCTTGATATGCTTGAGCAAGGCATCAACAGACCTGGTCAAATGACAAGAGATCAAGAAGGACTCTCTACTAAAGTTCTTAACGAGAGACTAAAGAAACTTCTTCGCTATCAGATCGTCGAAAAGATTGAATATCCCGAAGTGCCTCCGCGAGTTGAATACCAGTTTACAAATTTTGGAAAAAAGATCCTAAAGATTATTTACGAGATTCGCGCACTCGAAGAAGAGATGGGCCTCCAATCTGAATAG
- a CDS encoding hypothetical protein (COG2141 Coenzyme F420-dependent N5,N10-methylene tetrahydromethanopterin reductase and related flavin-dependent oxidoreductases), which produces MKVSILELVRVTQETTPGQALQNARALAIAAEKFGYHRIWVAEHHNFVGIASAATSVVIGYLAEATKTIRIGAGGIMLPNHSPYIIAEQFGTLEHLYPNRIDLGLGRAPGTDMATIKAIGRTEGASDHFPQDVLALQSYFSEQAKSFRIQAVPAAGTNVPLWILGSSLFGARLAAELGLPYSFASHFAPEHLLVAIDTYKQNFKPSAVLKQPYCMAGINVIAADTEAEAKKLATTQQMSFTDMFRNSRGLSKPPIEDIDTYWSPQEKALAQKMLSRSIVGNKEKVLQGLQSFQSETGVDEVIIVSDIFDLSARIRSIDLISEAVNLSRPQ; this is translated from the coding sequence ATGAAAGTCTCAATTCTCGAACTAGTGCGCGTGACCCAAGAAACCACTCCTGGGCAAGCGCTACAAAATGCCCGCGCCCTTGCAATCGCTGCAGAAAAATTTGGCTATCATAGAATTTGGGTTGCCGAACATCATAACTTTGTTGGCATCGCCAGTGCTGCCACCTCGGTGGTTATTGGGTATCTTGCTGAAGCGACAAAAACTATTCGCATTGGCGCTGGTGGCATCATGCTGCCGAATCACTCTCCGTATATCATCGCAGAACAATTCGGAACACTCGAACATCTTTATCCCAATAGAATTGATCTTGGACTGGGACGCGCACCCGGAACAGATATGGCTACCATTAAAGCTATTGGTCGCACCGAAGGCGCCTCAGACCACTTCCCTCAAGATGTTCTCGCATTGCAGTCCTATTTTTCTGAACAGGCAAAATCCTTTCGCATTCAGGCCGTGCCTGCTGCGGGAACCAATGTTCCTTTGTGGATCTTAGGATCAAGTCTCTTTGGTGCAAGACTTGCTGCCGAATTGGGACTGCCCTACTCCTTTGCCTCCCACTTTGCGCCAGAGCACCTATTGGTAGCCATTGATACCTACAAACAAAACTTCAAACCATCCGCGGTTCTTAAGCAACCGTATTGCATGGCGGGAATCAATGTCATTGCTGCAGATACAGAAGCAGAAGCCAAAAAACTTGCGACAACTCAGCAGATGTCCTTTACAGATATGTTCAGAAACTCACGTGGACTCAGCAAGCCACCGATCGAAGATATCGACACTTATTGGTCCCCTCAGGAAAAGGCGCTTGCACAAAAAATGCTAAGTCGCTCTATAGTTGGTAACAAAGAAAAGGTTCTGCAAGGGCTTCAATCTTTTCAGTCCGAGACTGGAGTGGATGAGGTCATTATTGTTTCAGATATCTTCGACCTCTCAGCAAGAATTCGCTCTATCGACCTCATCTCTGAAGCCGTGAACCTCAGTAGACCTCAATGA
- a CDS encoding putative transmembrane protein (COG2832 Uncharacterized protein conserved in bacteria), which yields MNLFIKYLLFGFGIVSLTLGVIGIFLPLLPTTPFLLLAAWCFLKSSPTLHAWMYHQPYMGKALKDWEEERIISRPAKVTALLTITLSGGVIWYKVDLLVLKIFVTIILCGVSIFIITRNEKPSTPKEF from the coding sequence ATGAACTTATTCATAAAGTATCTTCTTTTTGGATTCGGAATTGTGAGTTTAACTCTTGGCGTGATTGGAATCTTCCTACCGCTACTTCCGACAACACCGTTTCTATTATTGGCCGCTTGGTGTTTTCTGAAAAGCTCTCCCACCTTGCATGCCTGGATGTATCACCAACCTTATATGGGAAAAGCCCTTAAGGATTGGGAAGAAGAACGCATTATTTCTCGCCCCGCAAAGGTAACGGCTTTACTGACGATCACCCTTTCTGGAGGAGTCATCTGGTACAAAGTGGATCTCTTAGTTTTAAAAATTTTTGTGACAATTATTCTCTGTGGTGTTTCAATTTTCATTATCACTCGAAATGAGAAACCTTCCACCCCGAAAGAATTCTAA
- a CDS encoding DMT family permease (COG0697 Permeases of the drug/metabolite transporter (DMT) superfamily) — protein MESGAALLLISAFFHASWNALTKRSTDKEAFLMLVTSIGAIITLVLIFLTKASFKELQGETLIFTLGSGVFEGLYMAMLSRALSGATLGKAYAIMRGGAMLFVWIISMTFLGETSTLVHLLGAGAVFLGISALSYEGKNGSSQKLDIWPFLAAACITGYHICYHQALKTHANPQVLFFVSMILSALILGIFLGKNIRTRFKNVVKTQFRNAVLTAFLSTASFLIFLYALQIVEPGYAISLRNSSIFFALLFSFLLKESLTRKQWIGASVIGIGTILLSLT, from the coding sequence ATGGAATCAGGCGCCGCTCTTTTACTTATTTCTGCATTTTTTCATGCAAGTTGGAATGCCCTTACAAAAAGGTCGACGGACAAAGAAGCCTTCCTCATGCTTGTTACTTCTATCGGGGCCATCATTACGCTCGTTTTAATTTTTCTTACGAAGGCTTCTTTTAAAGAGCTTCAAGGAGAGACGTTGATATTCACCCTAGGCTCCGGAGTTTTCGAAGGTCTTTATATGGCGATGCTTTCCCGAGCACTTTCAGGAGCAACTCTTGGCAAAGCCTATGCTATCATGCGTGGTGGGGCGATGCTCTTTGTGTGGATTATCTCCATGACTTTTCTTGGAGAGACTTCAACGCTAGTCCATTTGCTCGGAGCCGGTGCGGTGTTCTTAGGTATTTCAGCTTTAAGTTATGAAGGAAAAAATGGAAGCTCGCAAAAACTAGATATCTGGCCCTTTCTAGCTGCGGCCTGTATCACGGGCTATCATATTTGCTATCATCAGGCTTTAAAAACTCACGCAAACCCACAGGTTCTATTTTTTGTCTCGATGATTCTTTCAGCTCTTATTCTTGGCATCTTCTTAGGGAAAAATATTCGAACAAGATTTAAAAACGTTGTGAAGACTCAGTTTAGAAATGCGGTTCTGACTGCCTTTCTTTCAACGGCTTCTTTTTTAATTTTCTTATACGCATTACAAATTGTAGAGCCAGGGTATGCAATCTCCCTCAGAAACTCGTCTATTTTCTTTGCTCTTCTGTTTTCATTTTTGCTTAAGGAGTCTCTGACGCGCAAACAATGGATTGGCGCCAGTGTGATTGGGATCGGAACTATACTTTTAAGTCTGACTTAA
- a CDS encoding hypothetical protein (COG0563 Adenylate kinase and related kinases) has protein sequence MINKSNSWPKRTAIIGNAGGGKTTLARKVSFLTGFPVTHVDSVQFQKGMKLRPYKETIEVLLEIQNNSEWIIDGYGPLDILEKRFAMADQIIFIDLPLWKHIFWFLKRQLLNLFSQREELPEGCSEANLEQTRKTLRTIRSAHKQMRPELLRILNRPENKTKTRILKSTKEIQDFLNEVRAHSPF, from the coding sequence TTGATCAATAAATCAAACTCTTGGCCCAAAAGAACAGCCATCATCGGAAATGCGGGCGGGGGGAAGACGACCCTTGCGCGCAAGGTAAGCTTTTTGACGGGATTTCCTGTAACCCATGTGGATAGTGTGCAATTTCAGAAAGGAATGAAGTTGCGCCCTTATAAAGAGACCATAGAGGTATTACTAGAGATACAGAATAATTCGGAATGGATTATTGATGGATATGGCCCTTTAGATATTTTAGAGAAAAGATTTGCGATGGCAGATCAAATTATCTTCATTGATCTACCTTTGTGGAAACATATTTTCTGGTTTTTAAAACGGCAATTACTAAATCTCTTTTCTCAGAGAGAGGAGCTTCCGGAAGGTTGTTCGGAAGCAAACTTAGAGCAAACTCGAAAAACCCTTCGAACGATTCGCAGCGCCCATAAGCAGATGCGCCCAGAATTACTGCGTATACTGAATAGACCAGAAAATAAAACTAAAACTCGAATCCTTAAATCAACTAAAGAGATTCAAGATTTTCTTAATGAGGTTCGAGCGCATTCGCCTTTTTAA
- a CDS encoding hypothetical protein (COG0221 Inorganic pyrophosphatase): MNPWHDVKLDLDSSHELNCIIEIPALSKVKYEIDKDSGLLKVDRILYSSVHYPCNYGFFPQTFCDDGDPLDVLVIGQAPVYPLSIMRVRPVGVLRMIDQGKGDDKVISVHVHDPEYNHIRRLNEIAPHKLSEIRQFFESYKALEKKSVEISAIENEEVAYKVIAESIELYKKDFKK, from the coding sequence ATGAACCCATGGCACGACGTAAAGCTCGATTTAGATTCAAGTCATGAGCTTAATTGCATTATCGAGATTCCAGCTCTCTCAAAGGTGAAGTATGAAATTGATAAGGATTCAGGCCTTCTCAAAGTAGATCGCATTCTCTATAGCTCGGTTCACTATCCTTGTAATTATGGTTTCTTTCCTCAAACTTTCTGCGATGACGGGGACCCATTAGATGTTCTCGTAATCGGGCAAGCCCCTGTCTATCCTCTTTCGATTATGCGCGTGCGCCCTGTTGGCGTTTTGCGAATGATCGATCAGGGAAAAGGTGATGATAAGGTGATCTCGGTCCATGTTCATGATCCTGAGTACAATCATATCCGTAGACTTAATGAAATTGCTCCCCACAAACTGTCTGAGATCCGTCAGTTTTTCGAAAGCTACAAGGCGCTAGAAAAAAAATCCGTTGAAATTAGCGCCATCGAAAATGAGGAAGTCGCATACAAGGTGATCGCAGAGTCTATTGAGCTCTATAAGAAAGATTTTAAAAAATAG
- a CDS encoding MCBG protein (microcin resistance protein) (COG1357 Uncharacterized low-complexity proteins) has product MKYTKASQEELESLLEIHKSEISGYEFNNLDFTNLEIKSALFLECKFIGCNLANVSFLNVALRDSLFERCNLMGVNWTETRKNGTYFFTECKLDYSSFQGMDLRGSSFVDCSLREVDFAGANLSKALFTRANLSGATFSGANLEKSDFRQARSYFIDPRNAKIKDALFSVPEALVLIEAFGASVSF; this is encoded by the coding sequence ATGAAATACACGAAAGCATCACAAGAAGAATTAGAAAGTTTATTAGAGATTCATAAGTCAGAGATATCAGGCTATGAGTTCAATAATTTAGATTTCACAAATTTAGAAATTAAAAGTGCTCTTTTCTTAGAATGTAAATTTATAGGCTGCAACCTAGCCAATGTTTCTTTCTTAAACGTCGCCCTGCGGGATTCTCTTTTTGAAAGATGTAATTTAATGGGAGTAAATTGGACGGAGACGCGAAAGAACGGGACCTATTTTTTTACTGAATGTAAATTAGACTACTCCAGTTTTCAGGGGATGGACTTAAGAGGAAGTTCTTTTGTTGATTGTTCTCTCAGAGAAGTCGACTTCGCCGGAGCAAATTTATCCAAGGCCTTATTCACGAGAGCTAACTTATCGGGGGCGACATTCTCCGGTGCGAACTTAGAGAAGTCTGATTTTCGACAAGCTCGAAGTTACTTCATCGACCCTAGAAATGCTAAAATCAAAGATGCTCTATTTTCAGTTCCCGAAGCTTTAGTTTTGATTGAAGCGTTCGGAGCCAGTGTTAGCTTTTAA